The DNA region GCGGTGGAGGGCCCGCCCCACCGCATCCTGACGGGCAAGGGTACCCTGGGGGTGTTCAGCAAGAGTGAGCAAAAGCTCCAGGTCGAGGGCGCCGTGCCCGTGCGGCTGGTGGAGGCGGTCGTGCTGCCGGGCAGCCCCCTGGTGGGACGCACCCTGCGCGAGTCGCGCTTCCGCGAGCGGTACGGCCTCTCGGTCCTCGCCCTGCACCGCCGCGCCCGGACCATCGAGCGCCTCGCCAACCTGCGCGTGGGGGTCGGGGACGTGCTGATGATCCAGGGCCCCGCCGACCGGGTCACGGCGCTCGGCGACCACCTTACCGTGCTCGGCGACCTGACCGAGGCCCAGCGCGACCTGCGCAAAGCCCCCCTGGCGCTCCTGCTCTTCGGCGGGGCCGTGGTCGGGGGAGGGCTGGGCCTGCTTCCCCTCAGCGTGGCGGTCGTCGTGGCGGTCGCCCTCGCCTTCGCGCTGCGGCTGGTGACCCCCGAGGAGGCGTACCGGGCAGTCGAGTGGCCGGTGATCGTCCTCGTCGCCTGCATGCTCGCCTTCGGCACCGCCTTCGAGGACACCGGGGCCGCCCGGGTGATGACGGGCGCGATCTCCGACCTCCTCGAACCCCTCGGCCCCTACGGCCTGCTTGCCGCCCTCTTCGCGGTGACGGTCGCCCTCACCCAGCCCATGAGCAACCAGGCCGCCGCCCTCGTGATGCTCCCCCTCGCCATCGGGACTGCCAAATCGCTGGGCTACGACCCGCGACCCTTCGTCATCGGTATCACCGTCGCCGCGAGCAACTCCTTCATCACCCCGCTCGAACCCTCCTGCATGCTCGTCTACGGCCCGGGCCGCTACAAGTTCATGGACTTCGTGCGGGTCGGCCTGGGCCTGACGGTCGTGACCTTCGTGGTGGCGATGCTGGTGATTCCCCGGGTGTGGCCGTTTTGAGGGAAGCGGTCAGCAAAACCTCTCCCCATCTTGCTGACGGCTGACCGCTAGATAAACAGCGGCGCGTCCGGGTCGTCCGGCAGGGGGCGGTCCTTGCGGGCGAGCAGGGCGGCGGTGGTGCCGATGCCGATGGCGGCGCCGACGGCGATGATCACCAGGGCCCACGTCAGCACCAGTTGGTGGCGGTCCAAACTCATGGCCGCAGCATAACAGCCGTGCCCCGCCCGCCGGGTTGGGACGCGCTTTCAGTCGGCGGGGACGCCGGGGGGGTCTGCCGAGGGGGCGGGCGGCGTGAC from Deinococcus aetherius includes:
- a CDS encoding SLC13 family permease — translated: MDPVTILLILFALALVLFATEWLPVDVTALLLLGSLLVLGLLSPKEAFAGFGSDTVITLAGLFTLTRVLLRAGVIEWVGVALSRRARNAAGMIRGMLGAVAGVSAFTSNTATTAVFLPVVTGLARRAGVAPSRVLMPLAFASILGGTVTVIGTSTNLVVSGALPATGLRPLGFFELAWVGVPVAAVGLLYLFFVAPRLLPAQDAELEASLRAYLADLTVAPGSLLTGQTLRETGLGRDHGLTVVAVRRGDQTIYAPGPDFRIEEGDTLAVEGPPHRILTGKGTLGVFSKSEQKLQVEGAVPVRLVEAVVLPGSPLVGRTLRESRFRERYGLSVLALHRRARTIERLANLRVGVGDVLMIQGPADRVTALGDHLTVLGDLTEAQRDLRKAPLALLLFGGAVVGGGLGLLPLSVAVVVAVALAFALRLVTPEEAYRAVEWPVIVLVACMLAFGTAFEDTGAARVMTGAISDLLEPLGPYGLLAALFAVTVALTQPMSNQAAALVMLPLAIGTAKSLGYDPRPFVIGITVAASNSFITPLEPSCMLVYGPGRYKFMDFVRVGLGLTVVTFVVAMLVIPRVWPF